One genomic window of Acidobacteriota bacterium includes the following:
- a CDS encoding methyltransferase domain-containing protein: MDVEDPGARRGEYAERGDYHRTPDEHWDYRPTYLAKLRAVKTYLDGLPAGTRVLDAGCGEGVLVDAYADRLRIEGVDLNYRSARVQTGSVTALPFGDRTFERVLCLDVLEHLRLDEQAHAFEELSRVLEPGGEALVSVPNLAHLQSRVHFLFTGRLIRTASAAKHPGDRPVDEYLAMASRAGFTVAHRRGIFPTVPVLTALVRRNPVRLEWLHTALTLLLPIRGWAFINLIWLRKRPGA; the protein is encoded by the coding sequence ATGGACGTTGAGGATCCCGGCGCGCGCCGAGGCGAGTACGCGGAACGCGGCGACTACCATCGCACCCCGGACGAACACTGGGATTATCGCCCCACCTATCTCGCCAAGCTCCGCGCGGTGAAGACGTACCTGGATGGCTTGCCGGCCGGCACGCGTGTGCTGGATGCCGGATGCGGCGAGGGCGTGCTTGTTGATGCGTATGCCGACAGGCTTCGCATTGAGGGTGTGGACCTGAATTACAGGTCGGCGCGAGTTCAGACAGGATCGGTCACCGCCCTGCCGTTTGGCGATCGAACATTCGAACGCGTGTTGTGCCTGGACGTGCTCGAGCACTTGAGGCTCGACGAGCAGGCCCACGCCTTCGAAGAGCTGAGTCGCGTGCTGGAACCCGGCGGCGAGGCACTCGTCTCGGTGCCGAATCTCGCGCACCTCCAGTCCCGCGTGCACTTCCTCTTTACGGGCCGCCTCATCAGGACCGCCAGCGCGGCCAAGCATCCCGGCGATCGCCCAGTGGATGAGTATCTCGCGATGGCCTCGCGGGCGGGATTCACCGTGGCACATCGCCGGGGGATCTTCCCCACCGTGCCGGTGCTTACGGCGCTTGTCAGGCGCAACCCGGTCAGACTGGAATGGCTGCACACCGCCTTGACGCTGTTGCTGCCCATTCGGGGATGGGCGTTCATCAACCTCATCTGGCTTCGGAAGAGACCCGGGGCATGA